A window of Dromiciops gliroides isolate mDroGli1 chromosome X, mDroGli1.pri, whole genome shotgun sequence contains these coding sequences:
- the POU3F4 gene encoding POU domain, class 3, transcription factor 4, whose translation MATAASNPYSILSSSSLVHADSAGMQQGSPFRNPQKLLQSDYLQGVPSNGHPLGHHWVTSLSDGSPWSSTLASSPLDQQDVKPGREDLQLGAIIHHRSPHVPHHSPHTNHPNAWGASPAHNSSLTSSGQPMNVYSQPGFTVSGMLEHGGLTPPPTSGPTQGLHPVLRDTAEHGDLGAHHCQDHSDEETPTSDELEQFAKQFKQRRIKLGFTQADVGLALGTLYGNVFSQTTICRFEALQLSFKNMCKLKPLLNKWLEEADSSTGSPTSIDKIAAQGRKRKKRTSIEVSVKGVLETHFLKCPKPAAQEISSLADSLQLEKEVVRVWFCNRRQKEKRMTPPGEQPPGPPPPPPPPPGPPGPPPPPPPGPPHEVYGHAVKTDASCHDL comes from the coding sequence ATGGCCACAGCCGCCTCTAATCCCTACAGCATTCTCAGTTCCAGCTCCTTGGTCCATGCAGACTCTGCAGGCATGCAGCAAGGGAGCCCTTTCCGAAATCCTCAAAAACTTCTCCAAAGTGATTACTTGCAGGGAGTTCCCAGCAATGGGCATCCCCTCGGACACCACTGGGTGACCAGCCTCAGTGACGGGAGTCCCTGGTCCTCCACCCTAGCGAGCAGCCCTCTAGACCAGCAGGACGTGAAGCCAGGGCGAGAAGATCTTCAACTTGGCGCCATCATCCATCACAGGTCGCCTCACGTTCCCCACCACTCACCTCATACAAACCACCCTAATGCCTGGGGAGCCAGCCCGGCTCATAACTCATCGCTAACGTCCAGTGGGCAGCCCATGAATGTCTACTCCCAGCCTGGCTTCACGGTCAGTGGCATGCTGGAGCACGGGGGGCTCACCCCGCCTCCCACCTCGGGCCCGACCCAGGGGCTGCACCCTGTGCTGAGGGACACAGCGGAGCACGGAGACCTCGGGGCCCATCACTGCCAGGACCACTCGGATGAAGAGACCCCGACGTCGGACGAGTTGGAGCAGTTCGCCAAGCAGTTCAAACAAAGGCGCATCAAGTTGGGCTTCACGCAGGCGGACGTGGGCTTAGCGCTGGGCACCCTCTACGGCAACGTCTTCTCGCAGACCACCATCTGCAGGTTCGAGGCGCTGCAGCTGAGCTTCAAGAACATGTGCAAGCTGAAGCCCCTGCTGAACAAGTGGCTGGAGGAGGCTGACTCGTCCACCGGCAGCCCCACAAGCATTGACAAGATAGCTGCACAGGGccggaagaggaagaagagaacttCCATAGAGGTGAGTGTCAAGGGGGTCCTGGAGACGCACTTTCTTAAGTGCCCCAAGCCTGCTGCCCAAGAGATCTCCTCCCTGGCAGACAGCCTGCAGTTAGAGAAGGAAGTGGTGCGGGTCTGGTTCTGTAACCGAaggcagaaagagaagaggatgacCCCGCCCGGGGAGCAGCCCCcggggccgccgccgccgccaccgccgccgcccgGGCCCCcggggccgccgccgccgccgccgcccgggcCGCCGCACGAGGTCTACGGCCACGCGGTGAAGACGGACGCGTCGTGCCATGATCTGTGA